Within Thermus sp. CCB_US3_UF1, the genomic segment AGCCCCGGTGGTCCTCCACGACCGCCTGGTGGACCCCCGCATCCTGGCCCTGGCCCGGGGGGAAAGGATCTACGTGGGCAAAGAGGAGGGGGAAAGCGAAAAACAGGAGGCCATCCACCGCCTCCTCCTGCGCTACGCCCGCACCCATCCCCTGGTGGTGCGGCTTAAGGGAGGAGACCCCCTGGTCTTTGGCCGGGGGGGAGAGGAGATCCTCTTCCTCCTGCGGCACGGGATCCCCGTGGAGGTGGTCCCCGGGGTGACCAGCCTCCTTGCCCCCTGCCTCCCCCTCACCCACCGGGGGATCGCCCACGGCTTCGCCGCCGTCTCTGGGGTCCTGGAAGGCGGGGGCTACCCCGACCTCAGGCCCTTCGCCCACGTCCCCACCCTGGTGGTCCTCATGGGGGTGAAGCGTCGAGCCTGGATCGCCCGGGAGCTCATCCGGCTGGGGCGCGACCCTAAGGAGCCCACCCTCTTCGTGGAGAAGGCCTCCACCCCCGAGGAGCGCCGGGTCCAGGCCGCCTTGGAGGAGGTGGCCCAAGACGGGGTGGAGGTGCGCTCCCCTGCCCTCTGGATCCTGGGGGAGGTGGCGCGGATCTTCGCCCAGGCCCCTGGGCCCCTGGTGGACCTGGAACAGGTT encodes:
- the cobA gene encoding uroporphyrinogen-III C-methyltransferase — translated: MGRVYLVGAGPGDPELLTLKALRLLREAPVVLHDRLVDPRILALARGERIYVGKEEGESEKQEAIHRLLLRYARTHPLVVRLKGGDPLVFGRGGEEILFLLRHGIPVEVVPGVTSLLAPCLPLTHRGIAHGFAAVSGVLEGGGYPDLRPFAHVPTLVVLMGVKRRAWIARELIRLGRDPKEPTLFVEKASTPEERRVQAALEEVAQDGVEVRSPALWILGEVARIFAQAPGPLVDLEQVLA